In Kryptolebias marmoratus isolate JLee-2015 linkage group LG11, ASM164957v2, whole genome shotgun sequence, the following proteins share a genomic window:
- the admb gene encoding pro-adrenomedullin isoform X1 — protein sequence MRLSLRTVICCCVFTTVMSPIKGDTEEPDAALKNSFLCRFTQWLQSNTKSEPDNGLATTYEAKSDIPAGQSPNEEGQNPTVSPRCRVHIRSKRSPPKTSGCFLFTCIYPDLIYQLYRLRQRAEVVCAPKEKMGSKGYGRRRRSLADLARLLIQTGSKDAALSLSSASEAGHTH from the exons ATGAGATTATCCCTGCGCACCGtcatctgctgctgtgttttcacCACAGTCATGTCACCAATAAAAGGTGACACAGAGGAGCCCGACGCTGCCCTGAAAAACAG ttttttatgCAGGTTTACGCAATGGCTGCAGAGCAACACGAAGAGTGAACCGGACAATGGCTTGGCGACGACTTATGAGGCAAAATCTGACATCCCTGCTGGACAATCCCCGAATGAGGAAGGACAGAACCCCACGGTATCCCCAAG ATGTAGAGTACATATAAGATCCAAGAGATCACCGCCAAAAACATCTGGTTGTTTCCTCTTCACGTGCATTTATCCTGACCTGATCTACCAACTATACAGGCTCAGGCAAAGGGCCGAAGTGGTCTGCGCCCCTAAGGAGAAGATGGGTTCGAAAGGTTATGGACGTCGCCGCCGCTCACTTGCAGACCTCGCTCGGCTTCTAATCCAGACTGGGAGCAAAGACGCCG CCCTCAGTTTGAGCTCAGCATCTGAGGCAGGACACACTCACTGA
- the admb gene encoding uncharacterized protein admb isoform X2, which yields MRLSLRTVICCCVFTTVMSPIKGDTEEPDAALKNSFLCRFTQWLQSNTKSEPDNGLATTYEAKSDIPAGQSPNEEGQNPTVSPRLRQRAEVVCAPKEKMGSKGYGRRRRSLADLARLLIQTGSKDAALSLSSASEAGHTH from the exons ATGAGATTATCCCTGCGCACCGtcatctgctgctgtgttttcacCACAGTCATGTCACCAATAAAAGGTGACACAGAGGAGCCCGACGCTGCCCTGAAAAACAG ttttttatgCAGGTTTACGCAATGGCTGCAGAGCAACACGAAGAGTGAACCGGACAATGGCTTGGCGACGACTTATGAGGCAAAATCTGACATCCCTGCTGGACAATCCCCGAATGAGGAAGGACAGAACCCCACGGTATCCCCAAG GCTCAGGCAAAGGGCCGAAGTGGTCTGCGCCCCTAAGGAGAAGATGGGTTCGAAAGGTTATGGACGTCGCCGCCGCTCACTTGCAGACCTCGCTCGGCTTCTAATCCAGACTGGGAGCAAAGACGCCG CCCTCAGTTTGAGCTCAGCATCTGAGGCAGGACACACTCACTGA